The following are encoded together in the Sparus aurata chromosome 1, fSpaAur1.1, whole genome shotgun sequence genome:
- the stim2a gene encoding stromal interaction molecule 2, which yields MLPLSPLLLVVFPAALFVAAQGAGDLHGFTFPGGGAGFDPTDPCMVVSPPCMSEADRYSLEALRSIHQMMDDDQDGGIEVEESVEFIIEDMKQQQTNKHSNLHREDQHITVEELWRGWKSSEVHNWTQDAVLRWLREFVELPQYERNFKDFKVNGNTLPRIAANEPSFLSGQLRVQDQRDKQKLNIKALDVVLFGPPTRPHNYMKDLLLIVSVVMGIGGCWFAQAQNKASKVHISKMMKDLESLQRAEQSLIDMQEQLERAQEEKRNVAEEKQNLEEKMRDEMMGAQEEAHRLHKLRQGAVSELSRLRYAEEELEQVLGALKQAEKDMHASWTASEALQQWLQLTHEVEVQYYNVKKQSAVLQLASAKEEAERIKKKRNSVLGTLHVAHSSSLDQVDHKILEAKNSLSEVTACLRERLHRWQHIERLCGFPIIRNPGLANLTAQLYSDSVALGLPRVPQSSCSYHSSLQGSIEDLLEESDSPVLSQMPVTAPPLKRSPRTRGSTICRSRRPGVITQPTAGMISQDPDILIPIRSPYPCFDEEEGRFLKTLKKQDSDEMFSDTDYLTSQKLYLDETELRSDSSISKSWSKEVEAVAESPVRKISVHELEATVDASCRKMAKDKMFDTPLETPSLKISKEELLIESTSRKISRDRGDVPMNVAVRKGLSNELDTDFPARKGDRDTIGDLMETASRNLYRERSDLSLDVRKILWNELEATTDMAPRKISRDKLGSSMDNVSRKMMRDDVERTLDSVSRRITRDSMGKSLDTSSRKLPWNKGESQLDPSVRALAMDKVVETTRTPQRKISRDELEYGTNIPEKQEFSLEPSTSRMTLKGELEMSAGSLRRRMPRMHRVDIDSSTESLTWDRVDGQMETPKQSMLREELGESKSSSSPGQTGQPDLMVTSQEPWKSSSDLYPLSQLVYDGILEKACNSSTPTSLSVSTANLPQSRLLAEAEPPVPPPRIAVPSPASPREKNHDKEKSKKSLKLKNLFKKKNESAPEKLQSGLHKL from the exons ACCCTTGTATGGTGGTGTCTCCGCCATGTATGAGCGAGGCCGATCGCTACAGCCTGGAGGCCCTGCGGAGCATCCATCAGATGATGGACGATGACCAAGATGGTGGGATTGAGGTGGAGGAGAGTGTGGAG TTCATCATTGAAGacatgaagcagcagcagacaaacaaacacagcaaccTGCACAGAGAAGACCAGCACATCACCGTTGAGGAGCTCTGGAGGGGTTGGAAGTCatctgaag TACACAATTGGACTCAAGATGCGGTGCTTCGCTGGCTAAGGGAGTTTGTTGAGTTGCCGCAGTATGAGAGGAACTTTAAAGACTTTAAGGTCAATGGAAACACGCTACCCAG GATTGCAGCTAATGAGCCTTCATTCCTGAGTGGCCAGCTGAGGGTTCAGGaccagagagacaaacagaagcTCAACATCAAGGCTCTGGATGTCGTTCTGTTTGGACCGCCTACAC GTCCTCATAACTACATGAAGGACCTGCTGCTAATTGTATCAGTGGTGATGGGAATTGGAGGCTGTTGGTTTGCCCAGGCCCAGAACAAAGCCAGTAAGGTCCACATATCTAAGATGATGAAAGACTTGGAGAGTCTGCAGAGGGCTGAACAGAGCCTCATAGATATGCAGGAACA ACTGGAGCGAGCACAGGAAGAAAAACGTAATGTtgcagaggagaaacagaacCTGGAGGAGAAGATGAGGGATGAGATGATGGGGGCGCAGGAGGAGGCCCACCGTCTACACAAGCTGAGGCAGGGAGCTGTCAGCGAGCTCAGCCGCCTGAGATACGCAGAGGAAGAGTTGGAGCAG GTCCTTGGAGCGCTGAAGCAGGCAGAGAAGGACATGCATGCTAGCTGGACGGCCTCAGAGGCCCTCCAGCAGTGGCTGCAGCTGACACATGAGGTTGAGGTCCAGTACTATAATGTCAAGAAGCAGAGTGCAGTACTGCAGCTTGCCTCCGCCAAGGAAGAG GCAGAGAGAATTAAGAAGAAGAGGAATTCCGTGCTGGGGACTCTCCATGTCGCCCACAGCTCCTCTCTAGACCAAGTTGACCACAAGATCCTAGAGGCAAA GAATTCTTTGTCTGAAGTGACAGCCTGCCTACGTGAGCGCCTCCATCGCTGGCAGCACATTGAGCGCCTCTGTGGCTTCCCCATCATTAGGAATCCAGGGCTAGCAAACCTCACTGCCCAGCTCTACTCAGACTCAGTTGCCCTTGGGTTGCCCCGAGTGCCCCAGTCATCTTGTTCATACCACAGCTCTCTCCAGGGATCTATAGAGGATCTGTTAGAAGAGTCTGACTCTCCAGTCTTATCACAGATGCCAG TCACAGCTCCACCACTGAAGCGCTCTCCTCGAACACGGGGGTCCACCATATGTCGGTCACGTCGTCCTGGTGTCATCACTCAGCCAACAGCTGGCATGATCTCCCAAGACCCCGACATTCTCATCCCCATCCGATCCCCATACCCTTGTTTTGATGAGGAAGAGGGGCGCTTCTTGAAAACTCTGAAGAAACA AGACTCCGATGAGATGTTTTCAGACACAGACTATTTGACCTCTCAAAAACTCTATCTTGATGAAACTGAGCTTCGTTCAGACAGCTCCATTTCAAAATCTTGGAGTAAAGAAGTCGAAGCTGTTGCTGAATCTCCAGTTCGCAAAATATCTGTGCACGAGCTTGAAGCTACAGTAGATGCTTCCTGCAGGAAGATGgcaaaagacaaaatgtttgaTACTCCTTTGGAAACCCCTTCTTTGAAGATATCCAAAGAAGAGTTATTGATAGAGTCTACTTCAAGGAAGATATCCAGAGACAGAGGTGATGTTCCTATGAATGTTGCAGTTAGAAAGGGGCTTTCCAATGAGTTGGACACAGACTTTCCAGCcaggaaaggagacagagaTACAATTGGGGATTTGATGGAAACTGCTTCAAGGAATTTATACAGAGAACGAAGTGATTTGTCTCTGGATGTGAGGAAGATTCTTTGGAATGAGTTAGAAGCAACAACAGATATGGCACCTAGGAAGATATCAAGAGATAAGTTGGGTTCCTCAATGGACAATGTCTCAAGAAAGATGATGCGGGACGATGTTGAGCGTACGCTTGACTCTGTATCCAGAAGGATTACTAGAGATTCAATGGGAAAGTCCCTAGACACAAGTTCTAGGAAGCTTCCATGGAATAAAGGAGAAAGCCAGCTTGATCCCTCTGTGAGGGCATTAGCAATGGACAAAGTGGTAGAGACCACTAGAACACCCCAAAGAAAGATATCTAGAGATGAGCTGGAGTATGGTACCAATATTCCAGAGAAGCAAGAGTTCAGTTTAGAACCATCTACAAGTCGGATGACACTGAAAGGTGAACTTGAGATGTCTGCTGGTTCTCTCCGAAGGAGAATGCCAAGAATGCACAGAGTTGATATTGACAGTTCCACTGAAAGTCTCACTTGGGATAGAGTTGATGGTCAAATGGAAACACCTAAACAATCAATGCTGAGGGAGGAGCTGGGAGAATCCAAATCAAGTTCATCTCCCGGTCAAACAGGACAGCCAGATCTTATGGTAACCTCCCAGGAGCCATGGAAGTCATCATCAGACCTTTACCCGTTGAGCCAGCTTGTTTATGATGGAATCCTTGAGAAGGCCTGCAACTCCTCGACCCCAACCAGCCTCTCCGTCTCAACAGCCAACCTGCCCCAGAGCAGACTGCTAGCAGAGGCGGAACCCCCCGTGCCCCCGCCAAGGATTGCTGTCCCATCTCCTGCATCGCCCCGTGAGAAGAACCATGATAAGGAAAAGAGCAAGAAATCCTTAAAGttgaaaaacctttttaaaaagaaaaatgagtcAGCTCCAGAAAAGCTTCAAAGTGGTCTTCACAAACTCTGA